A single region of the Hyphomicrobiales bacterium genome encodes:
- the yfeH gene encoding putative solute:Na(+) symporter (Evidence 3 : Putative function from multiple computational evidences), whose protein sequence is MIVRFRFRPDKFIIILLAVVLLASLLPARGALVDYLGYLTDFAVALLFFLHGARLSREAVVAGMRHWRLHLVIIAVTFVLFPLIGLALAPLSPSLLTPTLYSGILFLCVLPSTVQSSIAFTSMARGNVPAAICAASASNIFGMALTPLLVGVLLHTQGGGVSGDAVIAILLQLLAPFVAGQLLQPLIGGFIRRHNRVLGMTDRSSILLVVYGAFSKAVVAGLWQTFDLTTLLVMAAVDIVLLGCVILATTYGSRLLGFSKEDEITIVFCGSKKSLVSGIPMANVIFPAQAVGAIVLPLMLYHQIQLMVCAAMAQHYAARRPPDADRPGEGGARANKEAVTSV, encoded by the coding sequence GTGATCGTGCGTTTTCGCTTCCGGCCTGATAAATTCATAATCATCCTTCTGGCTGTCGTCCTGCTTGCCTCGCTCCTTCCGGCGCGCGGCGCGTTGGTCGACTATCTCGGCTATCTCACGGATTTCGCGGTCGCGTTGCTGTTCTTCCTGCACGGCGCGCGGCTCTCGCGAGAGGCTGTGGTCGCCGGCATGCGCCACTGGCGCCTGCATCTTGTCATCATCGCGGTCACCTTCGTCTTGTTTCCGTTGATCGGGCTTGCGCTGGCGCCCCTGTCGCCGTCGTTGCTGACGCCGACGCTTTATTCCGGCATTCTCTTCCTCTGCGTGCTGCCATCGACCGTGCAATCGTCGATCGCCTTCACATCAATGGCACGGGGCAATGTCCCTGCGGCGATCTGCGCCGCCTCGGCTTCCAACATTTTCGGGATGGCCCTCACGCCGCTTCTGGTAGGCGTGCTACTGCATACCCAGGGCGGCGGTGTCTCCGGGGATGCGGTGATCGCGATCCTCCTGCAGCTTCTGGCGCCATTCGTCGCGGGCCAGCTTCTGCAGCCCTTGATCGGTGGCTTCATACGTCGCCACAACCGCGTGCTCGGCATGACGGACCGCAGCTCGATCCTGCTGGTCGTCTATGGTGCCTTCAGCAAGGCGGTCGTCGCCGGGCTGTGGCAGACCTTCGATCTCACGACACTTCTCGTCATGGCTGCCGTCGACATCGTGCTTCTCGGCTGCGTCATCCTGGCGACCACCTACGGCAGCCGTCTGCTCGGCTTTTCGAAGGAGGACGAGATCACCATCGTCTTCTGCGGGTCGAAGAAAAGCCTTGTGAGCGGCATTCCGATGGCGAACGTCATTTTTCCCGCACAGGCTGTCGGTGCGATTGTGCTGCCCTTGATGCTCTACCACCAGATTCAGTTGATGGTCTGCGCGGCGATGGCGCAACACTATGCCGCGCGTCGTCCGCCTGACGCCGACAGGCCCGGGGAGGGCGGTGCCAGGGCCAACAAGGAGGCGGTGACGTCAGTCTGA
- a CDS encoding hypothetical protein (Evidence 5 : Unknown function), with amino-acid sequence MPGRCRARSFEAVAPLRDRRLGREKDVSTEQARAQAPAWVSRADRDQGRAQDYRCAPRTGPRAPVGLTRRRLACATSRRFSMGGARPNYRAFKSVPSFWLLRAASDFTLSG; translated from the coding sequence TTGCCGGGGCGATGTCGGGCGCGAAGCTTTGAAGCCGTCGCGCCCCTACGGGACCGGAGACTGGGCCGTGAAAAGGACGTATCAACCGAGCAAGCTCGTGCGCAAGCGCCGGCATGGGTTTCGCGCGCGGATCGCGACCAAGGGCGGGCGCAAGATTATCGCTGCGCGCCGCGCACGGGGCCGCGCGCGCCTGTCGGCCTGACACGGCGCAGGCTGGCATGTGCGACGTCCCGGCGGTTCAGCATGGGCGGCGCTCGGCCCAATTACCGCGCCTTCAAAAGCGTTCCGAGTTTCTGGCTGCTGCGCGCGGCAAGCGATTTCACACTGAGCGGATGA